Proteins encoded together in one Impatiens glandulifera chromosome 1, dImpGla2.1, whole genome shotgun sequence window:
- the LOC124921523 gene encoding COBRA-like protein 4, with translation MSFNSLNYALFFMITILLTQSTAFDPLDPFGNITIKWDVVSWTADGYVAAVTMNNFQLYRHIMNPGWTLGWSWAKKEVIWSIIGAQTTEQGDCSKFKGNIPHCCKRNPILVDLLPGVPYNQQFQNCCKGGVIASRGQDPAGSVSAFQVSVGLSGSSNKTVKLPKNFTLLGPGPGYTCGPAKIVPSTVFLTPDRRRKTQALMTWNVTCTYSQFLASKNPTCCVSFSSFYNNTITPCPTCSCGCQTKNNCIMSDSDQLKKTGINTPRKDNAPLLQCTHHMCPIRIHWHVKINYKDYWRVKIAVTNFNYRLNYTQWTLVAQHPNLNNVTQVFSFDYKPLVPYESINDTAMFYGMKFYNDLLMEAGPFGNVQSEVLLQKNKETFTLKQGWAFPRKVYFNGDECKLPPPDDYPVLPNSATTNHLCAHVTIIFLVAVMFM, from the exons ATGAGTTTCAATTCCCTCAACTATGCTCTCTTCTTCATGATCACGATCTTGCTAACTCAATCTACGGCGTTTGATCCACTAGATCCGTTTGGAAACATTACAATCAAATGGGACGTCGTATCTTGGACTGCAGATGGTTACGTG GCTGCTGTGACGATGAATAACTTCCAATTGTATCGACACATAATGAACCCGGGATGGACACTTGGATGGTCGTGGGCGAAAAAAGAAGTGATTTGGTCAATAATTGGCGCGCAAACAACCGAACAAGGAGATTGTTCTAAGTTCAAGGGAAACATTCCACATTGTTGCAAGAGAAATCCTATATTAGTAGACTTACTTCCTGGTGTCCCTTATAACCAACAGTTTCAAAATTGTTGCAAGGGTGGAGTTATTGCCTCTCGGGGTCAAGACCCTGCTGGCTCAGTCTCGGCTTTTCAAGTTAGTGTAGGTCTTTCTGGATCTTCTAATAAAACCGTCAAGCTTCCAAAGAACTTTACATTATTGGGTCCTGGCCCTGGGTACACTTGTGGTCCTGCCAAGATCGTTCCTTCCACCGTTTTCCTAACGCCTGATCGCAGACGCAAGACTCAAGCTTTGA TGACATGGAACGTGACGTGCACTTATTCACAATTTCTAGCCTCAAAAAACCCGACATGTTGTGTTTCCTTCTCGTCTTTCTACAATAACACAATCACTCCATGTCCAACTTGTTCATGTGGGTGTCAAACCAAGAACAATTGCATCAT GAGCGACTCGGATCAACTGAAAAAGACGGGGATAAACACTCCAAGAAAGGATAACGCACCATTGTTGCAGTGCACGCACCACATGTGTCCAATAAGAATCCATTGGCACGTCAAGATAAACTACAAAGACTATTGGCGAGTAAAAATAGCCGTCACAAACTTCAATTATCGGCTCAACTACACTCAATGGACTCTAGTGGCTCAACACCCAAACCTTAACAATGTCACTCAAGTCTTCAGTTTCGATTACAAGCCCCTAGTCCCTTACGAATCAATAA ATGATACAGCCATGTTTTACGGCATGAAGTTCTATAATGACCTTCTAATGGAAGCCGGACCCTTTGGAAATGTGCAATCGGAGGTGTTACTTCAGAAGAACAAGGAAACCTTTACCCTCAAACAAGGATGGGCATTCCCTAGGAAGGTCTATTTTAATGGTGATGAATGTAAGCTCCCGCCTCCAGATGACTATCCAGTTTTACCAAATTCTGCAACCACAAATCATTTGTGTGCACACGTTACAATAATATTTCTTGTGGCGGTTATGTTCATGTAA
- the LOC124929188 gene encoding DNA-directed RNA polymerase subunit alpha-like: MRKCDLRGPPAREEERFVWTSQDIILPPYVKIVDNTQHIASLTEPMDFCIGLQIERNRGYRIKSLHSFQDRSYPIDAVFMPVRNANHSIHSYGNGNEKQEILFLEIWTNGSLTPKEALHEASRNLIDLFIPFLHMEEKNFHLEDNFCLNCGVNGLLNAIFR, encoded by the coding sequence ATGAGAAAATGCGATTTGAGAGGACCACCAgctagagaagaagaaagatttGTATGGACTTCTCAAGATATCATCTTACCGCCTTATGTGAAAATTGTTGATAATACACAACATATAGCTAGCTTGACGGAACCTATGGATTTTTGTATAGGATTACAAATTGAGAGGAATCGAGGATATCGTATAAAAAGTCTACATAGCTTTCAAGACAGAAGTTATCCTATAGATGCTGTATTCATGCCTGTTCGAAATGCGAATCATAGTATTCATTCTTATGGAAATGGGAACGAAAAACAAGAGATACTTTTTCTCGAAATATGGACAAATGGAAGTTTAACTCCTAAAGAAGCACTTCATGAAGCTTCCCGcaatttgattgatttatttattcccTTTTTACATATGGAAGAAAAAAATTTCCATTTAGAGGACAATTTTTGCCTAAATTGCGGAGTAAATGGGCTTCTAAATGCGATATTTCGTTAG